A region of the Streptomyces sp. NBC_00442 genome:
CGGTACCGGGGCGCGCGGACGCAAGGCGCCATGGCGTACCCGGTCAGCGGAACCGAGACTACCAAACCGTTCGTGCGGTTTTCTATGGCCGGGGGGAGGGGGGTGAGCCGTCGGCGCCGGTCGGCGTCGAGGTCTGGTTCGCCCCCTGCCCGGTCGAATCCCCGGTGCGTCCGAGCCGCGCCTCGAGACCGTCCAGGAATCGCTCCAGGCCGTACAGGAAGTTCGTGTCCCGGCTGGTCCGCGGATCCCTGCCCCGCTGGTCGGCGTACCCCTTCTGGAGCCGCGGATAGGCCTGGGCGGCCCGCTCGGCCGCGGGCCACAGCCGCTCCACCCACTCCTGTTCGGTCTGTCCGCCGCGGGCGAGCATGGTCAGCCAGGCAGCCTCGCTGATCGCCGTGCCCGTGACGTACGCGAAGAGGGCGCGCACCGCGTGGTCCGACTCGTCCAGCGGGAACCCGGCCTCCTCGAACGTCGCGATCATGCGATCCGACAGCCGCATGAGATTGGGCCCGAGGTAGGCCACCCCGACCTCGCCGAGCAGGGAGGCGATCCACGGGTGTTGGAGGATCATCGCCCTCACGCCGTGGGCGCGCGCCGTCGTGGCCTCGCGCCAGTGCGCCGACTGCTCGGCGTCCGGTTCTTCGAGCTCGCCGTAGACCTCGTCCACCACGAGCTCGATGAGCTCGTCCTTGTTGGCCACGTGCCGGTAGAGCGACGTGGCTCCCGCATCGAGACGGGTGCCGAGCTTGCGCATGCTCAGGGCGTCGATCCCCTCGGCATCCAGCAGGCGAACGGCCTCCGCGACGATCTGTTCCCGGCTCAGCGCCGGCTGTTCCCGCCGCCCCCGCGGCCGGGTCCACACCGACGGAATCGGCTGCTGGTCGTCGCTCGGCATCGGGCCTCCTCGTCCGCGTACGGAACTCGTCCCGTACGCACCTCTATGGGCGGGCCATGGCGGGCGCCCGGTGCGAGCGCACGCGCCCCGATCCGGGTGCGTACACTGTTCGCACCAGCGTACAGCCCGTAACAGGCAGGGAGGTCTTCTTCCGGTGGGAGACCCGTGGAGGGCTCGACCGTGGGGAGGCGGAGGCCCGGCGGACCTGTCCGCGCGGAGGAGCCGGGGGGTGTCACGGCGACGGCCCCGCGCCGGTCGTACGTGGCTCAGCCGGCGGTCGAGGCCAGCTCGCTCGCGGCGCGTTCCTTGGCTTCCGCCTGCGCCTGCGCCAGGTTCCGCTTGGCCTCGGCGTAGACGTGCGCGCCGCGCTCGGCGGACATGTCCACGGAGGTCAGCACGGAGGAGATCACTACGCTCGGCAGAATGTGCCGCAGCAGGGTGGTCACTCGCTGCCCCAGATCCTGGTAGCTGCTCAGCGCGTGCGACATCGCCTGTATCCCGGCGTACGAGCCCACCAGGACGTCGGCCGTCTCGTCCGTCACCACGTGCGGCAGGAGTTCGCCCTGCTGCCGCGCCTCGTGCAGCAGACCGCGCATCATCTCGCCCCAGGCAAGGAACGGCCCGGTCCGATCGAGCCCCGAGGCCTGCTGGTCCAGCGTCAGATGCACGCTGGCCCGCACCATCTGGCTGGTCTGCAGCCGGTGGGTGAACAGCACGATCACGTCGACGACTTCTTGGATCTTGCACGGGCGGAAGGGAACGGTCAGTCCCTCGTCCTGCTCGTCGAGCAGCCCCAGCGCCAAGTGCTCCTTGGACTGGAAGTGGAAGTACAGCGCGCCCTTGGTGACGCCCGCCTCGTTCAGGATCTCGGAGATGGTGGCGGCCTGGTAGCCGCGCTCCTCGAACACCTTGGCAGCAGCTTCGAGGATCGACCGTCGGGTACGGATTGCTCTGTCCTGTTTGGCCACTGTCCTCCCTCCGGGTCTATGAACCTTTCGGAGGTCCATGCAAAAAAACCGTCAAGTTCGTATCTTACAGTGTCAACCATCCGCAGGGCGCGGCGCTTCCTCAGCCATTTTGGGAGAGAACATGACCGGAAACGTGGACCCGAACAGCGTCCCCGAGGGCCGTCGCCGGTGATCCTCATAACCGGAGCGACCGGCACCGTCGGCCGGCTGGTGCTCGACCGCCTTCCCGCCGACCGGGACGTACGCGCCCTGACGCGGAATCCGTCCCGCGTCACCACGATCCACCCCCGCGCCGAGGTCGTCCAGGGCGACTACGCGGACCGGACCTCTCTCGAACGTGCCCTGCGCGGGGTGCGCAGCGCCCTGCTCGTCACCACCAGCGTGACGGGCGACGACGACGCGCGGTTCCTGGCGGCCGCCCGCGCCGCGGGAGTTCAGCACATAGTGAAGCTCTCCGCGGCCGCTGTCCAGGAGCCGGATGCCGACGACCTCATCACGTCCTGGCAACGCACCAACGAAGAGCTGCTTCGTTCGAGTGGGATCGCGTGGACCATGCTGCGACCGCGCTCCTTCATGTCCAACACCCTGTCGTGGGCGTCGGCCATACGCTCCGAAGGGGTGGTGCGCGCGTTGTACGGCGCATCGGCCAACGTGTGCGTCGATCCTCGCGACATCGCCGATGTCGCCGTCGAGGCGCTCACCGGGAGCGGACACCACGGGCAGGCGTACACGCTCACCGGGCCCGAGGCGATCACCGCCGTCGAGCAGACCAGCCTGCTCGCCCACGTGCTGGACACCCCACTGCGCTTCGAGGAACTCTCGCCCGACGACGCCCTCACGGCGTGGTCGCGACGGTATCCCGAGGCGGTGGCGCAGGCGCTGCTGCGGGGTGCGGAGCGCCAACGGGCCGGTGCCAAGCGGGAGGTGGACGCCACCTTGTCGGCCATCACCGGTCGCCCCGCCCGGTCCTACGCCACATGGGCCGCCGACCACGCCGGGGCTTTCGCGGCGCCGATAGGGGCCGGGGCCGCGCGGCCGGGCGGGCCGGCCGGGGCCGCGACGACCGGGACGGACTGAGGCAGCCGTGATGGCCGTGGTGAACAGCTCCGGCGTACCGTCACGGGTGGGCGTCGGCCGCGGCGATCACGCAACTGAAGACCTGCTCGCCGTTCTGGGTTCCGGTCACCAGAACGGCGACCTCCTGCGGGCCGCCCGGCACCCGGCAGGCCTCGATCGTGCACGGGGCGTCCAGCTCGGTGTAGCGCAGGAACTCGCTCTCGACACGCGACGGCAGCAAGGGCGAGTGCTGGGGGTCCGACCGCAGCAGCAGCGCGGTCGCGGCCTGCCGGGCGGCCTCCAGGAGAACCATTCCCGGTACGTGGTCGACCGGGTGGTCGAAGAGTATGGGGTGGCGCGTGTCCACCCGCAGACGCCATCGGTCGGCCTCGTTCGCGGGGGACAGGACCACGTCCATGGGCGACATGCGGCCCACGCTCTGCGGCGAGACCGGAGCCGTCAGCTGGGGCGCGGCCCCCTCGCCGGAGCGCCGGCGGTCGCCGCGGAGCCGTCGGTACACCTCCGGGGCTACGCACGTGTACATGGCGCCACCGGTGGCGACGATCTCGCCGTCCCGGCGGATCACCGCGTCGTAGCGGGTCCCGGCGAAGGCCTGTCTGCGCCACTTCGTTTCGCTGCACGTGACGTGCAGGTCGAGCGCCGCCGGGGTGTCACCCACGAGCAGCTGACCGGGCCGCATGGAGACGGTCAGGTCCTTCATCATGAATTGATGACCGAGCGGAACGGTGAATTCCGCGTGAGCCAGCAGAGAACCGACTTGGCGGATTGTTTCAGTGACCATCAAAGGGTCGTAACGGGCGCCGCTGAGGGGTGCGTAGAAGCTGTGGCTCCGGGGCAGCTGGGCCTTGATTCGGAATGTGGTGTCGTCGAGCCGCTCCCAGCCGGTGAGCAGCACCTCCGCCACGGCGGCCCGGTGCACGAATTCCTGGGGAACTGTCGTAGTGAGATCGGGATAGCGGAACATGGGGGGCGCGATGGCCCCTGTACCCTCGATCGCTGTCGACAGGTCCGCCGGCGAATGGAAGCGGAACGTGCTTGTGGACATGACTCCCCCAGGATCCGCGCTTCAAGCGAGGCGAGAAGGAACGTGGGACGGCCTCTCGCAAGCTCGAAGATACATACCAGCCGGTTTAATTTCCAGCCTTGGCGGCTTTCACGTCCATCAAAAAGTGGCGCATCCGCTCCATCTCCCCGCTGCGGCCGGGCTGCCCTCCGAGGCCGGATTCAGGACGGGCCGAAGGGGCCGGTTAGAGTCCCGGCATGAGCAGCGCAGTGGACGAAGGCCCGAAGAACCGGGCTGCGGACGTGAGTGTCACGGCGGCCGTGGCGGGAGTGATGGCGGCCACCGGGAGCCTTGCCACCGGCACGCTGTTCCTGCCGCTCACCGTGGGATGGGTCGTCCTCATCCTGCTGTCCACGCTGGTCGCGATCATCTCCGGCCACATCGGCCGCAGCCGGGCACGACGCCGGGGGCTTCCGGGTCGATGGCTCGCCCTCGCCTCGCTCGTGACGGCCTATCTGACCCTGCTCTATGTCCTGCTCGTGGTGCTGTTGCTGATCGGTGTCGTCGTCGGACTGGGCGCGATCGTCGACAGCTGAGGGCCGCCCCTCCCGACGAGGTCCGGCACGCCGCGTGGGGTGCCGGACCGCCGGAAGTGGTCGGCTGCCTGCGGGTCCGTCAGACGCGGTCGGCCGCGATGAGGACGTACTGGAACGAGCCGTCCTTGTAGGAGTTGATGAACGCCTCCTCGATGCCCGTGACGAGCGACGAGGTGGCCCGGAGCTCCCAGTACGGCAGGGTCTCGGGCGTCAGGTCGATGACCGCCTGCGGGACCAGGCGGTTGTCGGCCATGGCCCGCAGGTATTCACGACGCGAGTGGATGTTGCACTCGAAGTGCGCGTTGATCTGCGAGACCCACTTGGACGGCTGGCCGTACTTGGGGTTCCAGCAACCGGTGATCGTCACGTACCGGCCGCCGGGGGCGAGGATGCGGGCGTGCTCGGCGAACAGGTCGTGCAGATCGACGTACATGCTCGACTCGTTGTTCCACGAGCCCGCGGCCTCTCCGGTCGTGAACGGCATGTCCAGCATGTTGCAGACCCGGGACCGCACCGAGCTGTCGATCCCGAGGTCGCGGGCGCGCTGGTTGGCGAAGTCGGCCTGCTTGGCCGAGAGCGTGACGCCCTCGACCCTGCACCCGAAGCGCTGATGGGCCATGACCATGGAGCCGCCCCGGCCGCAGCCGGCGTCCACCAGGGTGGCGCCGGGGGCGACGGGCCCGACGTGGTCCAGGAGCAGGTCCGACTGGGCGGACTCCAGGCGGTGGAGCTCCGCGATCAGCTTCGTGTCCCGGTCGGTGGCGCCCGGCGCTGCGAGCGCCGAGTGGTCGACATCGCCGATGCCGTAGTGGTGGTGGTACAGGCCGTCGACATCGCCGAGGCGCAGGTTCACCGGCCGGGCCTCGTGGTCCCAGTAACGGGCGATGTCGTCCTGGTAGGGCGTGGCAGGACCGGGGATCGTAGCGGTGCTGGTGGTGGGTTCGACGTTCGTGGACACGGTGGGTTTCCTTTGCTTACCAGAAGTCGGGCAGTGTGTAGCGGTAGCTGTTGGTCTGATGCCAGTGGTGGTTGCCGTCGACCCACGCCGCCACTCCGTGCAGGAACCGGACCACTTGGGGCGCGGGGCAGGCGACGGCCAGGGCGGATGCCTCGGCTTCGAAGTCGTGCATGAGCTCGTTGTGGACCTCGACCGCCTTGAGGTACGCCTCGCGGGGCCCGCAGCTCTCGCTCTCGGCGATGACCACCGGCAGGTTCAGATGGCGCCCGGGGGCGTCGAGTTCCTTGGTGTAGGAGTAGAGGTCGTTGACGATGGTGGTGGCGTTGGAGGCGAGCGCGATGACTCTCTGCATGGCGGGCCTGGCATGCAGGTCGGCGGGCAGCTCGTAGCCGCCGACGGTGTCGGTGATGGTCGGGCAGGGGCGGAAGTTGTTGAACTGACGCATCGCCAGGTACTCCCAGACCTCGGGCATGTACTCCGTCTGCGCCCACGCGGCCTCGGCGAGGTAGCCCAGGTGCAGACGGGCCATGTCGTGCCGGTAGCGGTCGGCCTGTGAGGCGCTGGCGGCCTCGACGAAGTACTCCATGGCCGACCGGTAGGCCCGGCGCGGGGCGTCGCTGAACAGCGACTGAGCC
Encoded here:
- a CDS encoding TetR/AcrR family transcriptional regulator; translated protein: MPSDDQQPIPSVWTRPRGRREQPALSREQIVAEAVRLLDAEGIDALSMRKLGTRLDAGATSLYRHVANKDELIELVVDEVYGELEEPDAEQSAHWREATTARAHGVRAMILQHPWIASLLGEVGVAYLGPNLMRLSDRMIATFEEAGFPLDESDHAVRALFAYVTGTAISEAAWLTMLARGGQTEQEWVERLWPAAERAAQAYPRLQKGYADQRGRDPRTSRDTNFLYGLERFLDGLEARLGRTGDSTGQGANQTSTPTGADGSPPSPRP
- a CDS encoding ScbR family autoregulator-binding transcription factor codes for the protein MAKQDRAIRTRRSILEAAAKVFEERGYQAATISEILNEAGVTKGALYFHFQSKEHLALGLLDEQDEGLTVPFRPCKIQEVVDVIVLFTHRLQTSQMVRASVHLTLDQQASGLDRTGPFLAWGEMMRGLLHEARQQGELLPHVVTDETADVLVGSYAGIQAMSHALSSYQDLGQRVTTLLRHILPSVVISSVLTSVDMSAERGAHVYAEAKRNLAQAQAEAKERAASELASTAG
- a CDS encoding NAD(P)H-binding protein: MILITGATGTVGRLVLDRLPADRDVRALTRNPSRVTTIHPRAEVVQGDYADRTSLERALRGVRSALLVTTSVTGDDDARFLAAARAAGVQHIVKLSAAAVQEPDADDLITSWQRTNEELLRSSGIAWTMLRPRSFMSNTLSWASAIRSEGVVRALYGASANVCVDPRDIADVAVEALTGSGHHGQAYTLTGPEAITAVEQTSLLAHVLDTPLRFEELSPDDALTAWSRRYPEAVAQALLRGAERQRAGAKREVDATLSAITGRPARSYATWAADHAGAFAAPIGAGAARPGGPAGAATTGTD
- a CDS encoding ScbA/BarX family gamma-butyrolactone biosynthesis protein; the protein is MSTSTFRFHSPADLSTAIEGTGAIAPPMFRYPDLTTTVPQEFVHRAAVAEVLLTGWERLDDTTFRIKAQLPRSHSFYAPLSGARYDPLMVTETIRQVGSLLAHAEFTVPLGHQFMMKDLTVSMRPGQLLVGDTPAALDLHVTCSETKWRRQAFAGTRYDAVIRRDGEIVATGGAMYTCVAPEVYRRLRGDRRRSGEGAAPQLTAPVSPQSVGRMSPMDVVLSPANEADRWRLRVDTRHPILFDHPVDHVPGMVLLEAARQAATALLLRSDPQHSPLLPSRVESEFLRYTELDAPCTIEACRVPGGPQEVAVLVTGTQNGEQVFSCVIAAADAHP
- a CDS encoding DUF4190 domain-containing protein, with the protein product MSSAVDEGPKNRAADVSVTAAVAGVMAATGSLATGTLFLPLTVGWVVLILLSTLVAIISGHIGRSRARRRGLPGRWLALASLVTAYLTLLYVLLVVLLLIGVVVGLGAIVDS
- a CDS encoding geranyl diphosphate 2-C-methyltransferase, coding for MSTNVEPTTSTATIPGPATPYQDDIARYWDHEARPVNLRLGDVDGLYHHHYGIGDVDHSALAAPGATDRDTKLIAELHRLESAQSDLLLDHVGPVAPGATLVDAGCGRGGSMVMAHQRFGCRVEGVTLSAKQADFANQRARDLGIDSSVRSRVCNMLDMPFTTGEAAGSWNNESSMYVDLHDLFAEHARILAPGGRYVTITGCWNPKYGQPSKWVSQINAHFECNIHSRREYLRAMADNRLVPQAVIDLTPETLPYWELRATSSLVTGIEEAFINSYKDGSFQYVLIAADRV